Proteins encoded together in one Salvelinus namaycush isolate Seneca chromosome 26, SaNama_1.0, whole genome shotgun sequence window:
- the LOC120021197 gene encoding alpha-N-acetylgalactosaminide alpha-2,6-sialyltransferase 6-like isoform X1: MGLRLVDKQGQQSQKMVIFGAIFLLMTLLILYSSNSGNDISPLYSPFRASTPHHAIKVTNLKKWAGKEGYVAVYGNKNMTLHCHHCALVTSSSHVLGSGAGPEIDRTQCVIRMNDAPTTGFERDVGNRTTLRVVAHSSVFRVVRRPTEFLNHTDHKANSAVIFWGPPTKIGREAKGTLYRLIQRVSMTYSNLSSFTITPSKMHKFDTLFQKETGRDRAKSQSWLSTGWFTMVIAIEMCDNIKVYGMVPPSHCGSMTKTFGSKRCTVKQRGEHSTVCGKKPQPKKMPYHYYKPRGPEECVTYLQNEKGRKGPHHRFITEKQVFAHWAKQYNITFTHPTW, encoded by the exons ATGGGGCTGAGGCTAGTTGACAAG CAAGGGCAGCAGAGCCAGAAGATGGTGATCTTCGGAGCCATCTTCCTCCTGATGACCCTCCTCATCCTATATAGCTCCAACAGTGGCAACGACATCAGCCCCTTATACAGTCCCTTCAGGGCGTCCACGCCTCATCACGCCATCAAGGTCACCAACCTCAAGAAATGGGCAGGGAAGGAGGGCTATGTTGCTGTCTATGGAAACAAG AATATGACCCTGCACTGCCACCACTGTGCTCTGGTGACCAGCTCCAGCCACGTACTGGGCAGCGGGGCCGGACCGGAAATCGACCGCACCCAGTGTGTGATCCGTATGAATGACGCCCCCACCACAGGGTTCGAGCGTGACGTGGGCAACCGGACCACTCTCAGAGTGGTGGCCCACTCCAGCGTGTTCAGGGTGGTCAGGCGGCCCACCGAGTTTCTCAACCACACGGATCATAAAGCAAACTCTGCGGTCATATTCTGGGGACCGCCCACCAAGATTGGTAGAGAAGCTAAAGGAACGCTGTACCGTCTGATCCAGAGAGTGAGcatgacctacagtaacctgtcCAGCTTCACAATCACGCCCAGCAAGATGCATAAGTTTGATACACTCTTTCAGAAAGAGACTGGGCGAGACAG AGCGAAGTCTCAGTCCTGGTTGAGCACTGGCTGGTTCACCATGGTGATCGCCATAGAGATGTGTGACAATATTAAAGTGTACGGGATGGTTCCACCCAGTCACTGTGG AAGCATGACGAAGACTTTTGGGTCGAAACGTTGCACTGTAAAACAGCGAGGGGAGCATTCGACTGTGTGCGG AAAAAAGCCCCAGCCCAAGAAGATGCCCTACCACTACTACAAGCCCAGGGGCCCAGAAGAGTGTGTCACCTACCTGCAGAACGAGAAGGGCCGAAAGGGGCCCCACCATCGGTTCATCACGGAGAAACAGGTGTTTGCACACTGGGCCAAGCAGTATAATATCACCTTCACTCACCCCACATGGTGA
- the LOC120021197 gene encoding alpha-N-acetylgalactosaminide alpha-2,6-sialyltransferase 6-like isoform X4, protein MGLRLVDKQGQQSQKMVIFGAIFLLMTLLILYSSNSGNDISPLYSPFRASTPHHAIKVTNLKKWAGKEGYVAVYGNKNMTLHCHHCALVTSSSHVLGSGAGPEIDRTQCVIRMNDAPTTGFERDVGNRTTLRVVAHSSVFRVVRRPTEFLNHTDHKANSAVIFWGPPTKIGREAKGTLYRLIQRVSMTYSNLSSFTITPSKMHKFDTLFQKETGRDRAKSQSWLSTGWFTMVIAIEMCDNIKVYGMVPPSHCGKKPQPKKMPYHYYKPRGPEECVTYLQNEKGRKGPHHRFITEKQVFAHWAKQYNITFTHPTW, encoded by the exons ATGGGGCTGAGGCTAGTTGACAAG CAAGGGCAGCAGAGCCAGAAGATGGTGATCTTCGGAGCCATCTTCCTCCTGATGACCCTCCTCATCCTATATAGCTCCAACAGTGGCAACGACATCAGCCCCTTATACAGTCCCTTCAGGGCGTCCACGCCTCATCACGCCATCAAGGTCACCAACCTCAAGAAATGGGCAGGGAAGGAGGGCTATGTTGCTGTCTATGGAAACAAG AATATGACCCTGCACTGCCACCACTGTGCTCTGGTGACCAGCTCCAGCCACGTACTGGGCAGCGGGGCCGGACCGGAAATCGACCGCACCCAGTGTGTGATCCGTATGAATGACGCCCCCACCACAGGGTTCGAGCGTGACGTGGGCAACCGGACCACTCTCAGAGTGGTGGCCCACTCCAGCGTGTTCAGGGTGGTCAGGCGGCCCACCGAGTTTCTCAACCACACGGATCATAAAGCAAACTCTGCGGTCATATTCTGGGGACCGCCCACCAAGATTGGTAGAGAAGCTAAAGGAACGCTGTACCGTCTGATCCAGAGAGTGAGcatgacctacagtaacctgtcCAGCTTCACAATCACGCCCAGCAAGATGCATAAGTTTGATACACTCTTTCAGAAAGAGACTGGGCGAGACAG AGCGAAGTCTCAGTCCTGGTTGAGCACTGGCTGGTTCACCATGGTGATCGCCATAGAGATGTGTGACAATATTAAAGTGTACGGGATGGTTCCACCCAGTCACTGTGG AAAAAAGCCCCAGCCCAAGAAGATGCCCTACCACTACTACAAGCCCAGGGGCCCAGAAGAGTGTGTCACCTACCTGCAGAACGAGAAGGGCCGAAAGGGGCCCCACCATCGGTTCATCACGGAGAAACAGGTGTTTGCACACTGGGCCAAGCAGTATAATATCACCTTCACTCACCCCACATGGTGA
- the LOC120021197 gene encoding alpha-N-acetylgalactosaminide alpha-2,6-sialyltransferase 6-like isoform X3, producing the protein MGLRLVDKQGQQSQKMVIFGAIFLLMTLLILYSSNSGNDISPLYSPFRASTPHHAIKVTNLKKWAGKEGYVAVYGNKNMTLHCHHCALVTSSSHVLGSGAGPEIDRTQCVIRMNDAPTTGFERDVGNRTTLRVVAHSSVFRVVRRPTEFLNHTDHKANSAVIFWGPPTKIGREAKGTLYRLIQRVSMTYSNLSSFTITPSKMHKFDTLFQKETGRDRAKSQSWLSTGWFTMVIAIEMCDNIKVYGMVPPSHCGMTKTFGSKRCTVKQRGEHSTVCGKKPQPKKMPYHYYKPRGPEECVTYLQNEKGRKGPHHRFITEKQVFAHWAKQYNITFTHPTW; encoded by the exons ATGGGGCTGAGGCTAGTTGACAAG CAAGGGCAGCAGAGCCAGAAGATGGTGATCTTCGGAGCCATCTTCCTCCTGATGACCCTCCTCATCCTATATAGCTCCAACAGTGGCAACGACATCAGCCCCTTATACAGTCCCTTCAGGGCGTCCACGCCTCATCACGCCATCAAGGTCACCAACCTCAAGAAATGGGCAGGGAAGGAGGGCTATGTTGCTGTCTATGGAAACAAG AATATGACCCTGCACTGCCACCACTGTGCTCTGGTGACCAGCTCCAGCCACGTACTGGGCAGCGGGGCCGGACCGGAAATCGACCGCACCCAGTGTGTGATCCGTATGAATGACGCCCCCACCACAGGGTTCGAGCGTGACGTGGGCAACCGGACCACTCTCAGAGTGGTGGCCCACTCCAGCGTGTTCAGGGTGGTCAGGCGGCCCACCGAGTTTCTCAACCACACGGATCATAAAGCAAACTCTGCGGTCATATTCTGGGGACCGCCCACCAAGATTGGTAGAGAAGCTAAAGGAACGCTGTACCGTCTGATCCAGAGAGTGAGcatgacctacagtaacctgtcCAGCTTCACAATCACGCCCAGCAAGATGCATAAGTTTGATACACTCTTTCAGAAAGAGACTGGGCGAGACAG AGCGAAGTCTCAGTCCTGGTTGAGCACTGGCTGGTTCACCATGGTGATCGCCATAGAGATGTGTGACAATATTAAAGTGTACGGGATGGTTCCACCCAGTCACTGTGG CATGACGAAGACTTTTGGGTCGAAACGTTGCACTGTAAAACAGCGAGGGGAGCATTCGACTGTGTGCGG AAAAAAGCCCCAGCCCAAGAAGATGCCCTACCACTACTACAAGCCCAGGGGCCCAGAAGAGTGTGTCACCTACCTGCAGAACGAGAAGGGCCGAAAGGGGCCCCACCATCGGTTCATCACGGAGAAACAGGTGTTTGCACACTGGGCCAAGCAGTATAATATCACCTTCACTCACCCCACATGGTGA
- the LOC120021197 gene encoding alpha-N-acetylgalactosaminide alpha-2,6-sialyltransferase 6-like isoform X2 — protein MGQTPQIQQGQQSQKMVIFGAIFLLMTLLILYSSNSGNDISPLYSPFRASTPHHAIKVTNLKKWAGKEGYVAVYGNKNMTLHCHHCALVTSSSHVLGSGAGPEIDRTQCVIRMNDAPTTGFERDVGNRTTLRVVAHSSVFRVVRRPTEFLNHTDHKANSAVIFWGPPTKIGREAKGTLYRLIQRVSMTYSNLSSFTITPSKMHKFDTLFQKETGRDRAKSQSWLSTGWFTMVIAIEMCDNIKVYGMVPPSHCGSMTKTFGSKRCTVKQRGEHSTVCGKKPQPKKMPYHYYKPRGPEECVTYLQNEKGRKGPHHRFITEKQVFAHWAKQYNITFTHPTW, from the exons atgggacaaactcctcaaatacag CAAGGGCAGCAGAGCCAGAAGATGGTGATCTTCGGAGCCATCTTCCTCCTGATGACCCTCCTCATCCTATATAGCTCCAACAGTGGCAACGACATCAGCCCCTTATACAGTCCCTTCAGGGCGTCCACGCCTCATCACGCCATCAAGGTCACCAACCTCAAGAAATGGGCAGGGAAGGAGGGCTATGTTGCTGTCTATGGAAACAAG AATATGACCCTGCACTGCCACCACTGTGCTCTGGTGACCAGCTCCAGCCACGTACTGGGCAGCGGGGCCGGACCGGAAATCGACCGCACCCAGTGTGTGATCCGTATGAATGACGCCCCCACCACAGGGTTCGAGCGTGACGTGGGCAACCGGACCACTCTCAGAGTGGTGGCCCACTCCAGCGTGTTCAGGGTGGTCAGGCGGCCCACCGAGTTTCTCAACCACACGGATCATAAAGCAAACTCTGCGGTCATATTCTGGGGACCGCCCACCAAGATTGGTAGAGAAGCTAAAGGAACGCTGTACCGTCTGATCCAGAGAGTGAGcatgacctacagtaacctgtcCAGCTTCACAATCACGCCCAGCAAGATGCATAAGTTTGATACACTCTTTCAGAAAGAGACTGGGCGAGACAG AGCGAAGTCTCAGTCCTGGTTGAGCACTGGCTGGTTCACCATGGTGATCGCCATAGAGATGTGTGACAATATTAAAGTGTACGGGATGGTTCCACCCAGTCACTGTGG AAGCATGACGAAGACTTTTGGGTCGAAACGTTGCACTGTAAAACAGCGAGGGGAGCATTCGACTGTGTGCGG AAAAAAGCCCCAGCCCAAGAAGATGCCCTACCACTACTACAAGCCCAGGGGCCCAGAAGAGTGTGTCACCTACCTGCAGAACGAGAAGGGCCGAAAGGGGCCCCACCATCGGTTCATCACGGAGAAACAGGTGTTTGCACACTGGGCCAAGCAGTATAATATCACCTTCACTCACCCCACATGGTGA
- the LOC120021197 gene encoding alpha-N-acetylgalactosaminide alpha-2,6-sialyltransferase 6-like isoform X5 produces MTLHCHHCALVTSSSHVLGSGAGPEIDRTQCVIRMNDAPTTGFERDVGNRTTLRVVAHSSVFRVVRRPTEFLNHTDHKANSAVIFWGPPTKIGREAKGTLYRLIQRVSMTYSNLSSFTITPSKMHKFDTLFQKETGRDRAKSQSWLSTGWFTMVIAIEMCDNIKVYGMVPPSHCGSMTKTFGSKRCTVKQRGEHSTVCGKKPQPKKMPYHYYKPRGPEECVTYLQNEKGRKGPHHRFITEKQVFAHWAKQYNITFTHPTW; encoded by the exons ATGACCCTGCACTGCCACCACTGTGCTCTGGTGACCAGCTCCAGCCACGTACTGGGCAGCGGGGCCGGACCGGAAATCGACCGCACCCAGTGTGTGATCCGTATGAATGACGCCCCCACCACAGGGTTCGAGCGTGACGTGGGCAACCGGACCACTCTCAGAGTGGTGGCCCACTCCAGCGTGTTCAGGGTGGTCAGGCGGCCCACCGAGTTTCTCAACCACACGGATCATAAAGCAAACTCTGCGGTCATATTCTGGGGACCGCCCACCAAGATTGGTAGAGAAGCTAAAGGAACGCTGTACCGTCTGATCCAGAGAGTGAGcatgacctacagtaacctgtcCAGCTTCACAATCACGCCCAGCAAGATGCATAAGTTTGATACACTCTTTCAGAAAGAGACTGGGCGAGACAG AGCGAAGTCTCAGTCCTGGTTGAGCACTGGCTGGTTCACCATGGTGATCGCCATAGAGATGTGTGACAATATTAAAGTGTACGGGATGGTTCCACCCAGTCACTGTGG AAGCATGACGAAGACTTTTGGGTCGAAACGTTGCACTGTAAAACAGCGAGGGGAGCATTCGACTGTGTGCGG AAAAAAGCCCCAGCCCAAGAAGATGCCCTACCACTACTACAAGCCCAGGGGCCCAGAAGAGTGTGTCACCTACCTGCAGAACGAGAAGGGCCGAAAGGGGCCCCACCATCGGTTCATCACGGAGAAACAGGTGTTTGCACACTGGGCCAAGCAGTATAATATCACCTTCACTCACCCCACATGGTGA